The uncultured Methanomethylovorans sp. genome contains a region encoding:
- a CDS encoding disaggregatase related repeat-containing protein, which translates to MPTNAAEEKNDKIPVLINFKGRIDPTILEANVQSLEAQGGEIKYEYTIVNAVAAELPQKAIDALSKNPNIDFIEPDYEIQLMEADDLAQADEIPWGISKINAINAQYAGFTGKGIKIAVLDTGIDYNHPDLKANYIGGYDFVNADNYPMDDHGHGTHVAGTIAALSNGVGVIGAAPQAQLYAVKVVSSSGSASYSNLIAGIDWAINNNADVITMSLGGTAFSSTLQNACDNAYSKGIILVGAAGNSGSAVVYPAAYDSVIAVSAIDSTDTITSWSCYGSEIELTAPGVNIKSTTPGGFYEYMNGTSMATPHVTGTIALMLSSKVAGTSYDLNNNGKWDPAEIRSRLQSTATDLGASGKDDYYGYGVVNAYAAVKGLVPIDDNLPVANAGVDKTATVGSALNFDGSSSTDDKGIISYSWDFDESNGITSEATTMNATKTYTSEGTYTVTLTVTDTAGQKATDTLQVVISSPITTVLHTPTYDNRLRSDTPTTVLSTTSYLDIGKSTAIARDIMMFDLSSYKTNDTVSKATLSLYWYYPAGKTRTSDTVVEVYRPMKWDPKYVSWKSNASEALWSTAGGCWYDKNEVSQGTTPYATITFPASTVPSNKYYDFDVTQLVQEYVSGKYRNTGFFLKAKTESGNYIALYSSEYSNAAMKPKLTVTIASGSTSVDNPPIANAGADKTAIVGTAVTFDGSSSTDDKGIESYSWDFDASNGITADATTNTASKTYTETGNYTVTLTVIDTAGQKATDTLQIVVISPTSETSYTPTYDNRLRSDTPTTVLSTTNYLDIGKSTAIARDVMIFDLSSYKITDTISKATLSLYWYYPAGKTRTSDTIVEIYRPVEWDQKYVTWNSRTAGILWSAVGGNWYDKIAASQGTTPYSSVIFPADMAPDNKYYDFDVTQLVQEYISGKYKNTGFFIKAKTESGNYISFYSSEYSNAAMRPKLTVTTASGSIDRSPVLAPIGNKTAYVNSLLSFTLSATDPDGDKVTYSATELPTGAKLNATTGTFTWTPTATGKYSIKFIATANGQTDDENIWITVTTTAENTVPYVPTNDNQLRESSPSSVLSSSSYIDIGKSTYRCRGVMMFDLNNYKTTDEISKATLSLYWYYPAGKTRTSDTIVEVYRPVEWDTKYVTWNSRASGTLWSTAGGSWYDKNAVSQGTTPYASVTFPAGTVPDNKYYEFDVTQLVKEYISGKYRNTGFFLKAKTESENYIAFYSSDYSNAVMRPKLTITS; encoded by the coding sequence ATGCCAACTAATGCAGCAGAAGAAAAGAATGATAAAATCCCGGTCCTGATCAACTTCAAAGGAAGAATTGATCCAACTATTTTAGAGGCAAATGTGCAATCATTGGAAGCTCAAGGAGGAGAAATCAAATATGAATATACGATTGTCAATGCAGTAGCCGCTGAGCTTCCTCAAAAAGCAATTGATGCCCTGTCAAAGAACCCAAATATTGATTTCATTGAACCTGATTATGAAATTCAGCTAATGGAAGCTGATGACCTGGCCCAAGCAGATGAAATTCCGTGGGGGATCTCAAAAATTAATGCAATCAACGCTCAATATGCAGGATTTACCGGAAAAGGAATCAAGATTGCTGTTTTAGATACAGGTATTGATTACAATCATCCTGACCTTAAAGCAAATTATATTGGTGGCTATGATTTTGTTAATGCTGATAATTACCCGATGGATGACCATGGCCACGGAACCCATGTTGCTGGAACTATAGCTGCTCTTAGCAATGGTGTGGGCGTAATTGGTGCAGCTCCACAGGCACAATTATATGCTGTAAAGGTTGTTAGTAGTTCAGGTTCAGCTTCATATAGTAACCTCATAGCTGGAATCGATTGGGCAATTAACAACAATGCTGATGTCATTACTATGAGCCTTGGAGGTACAGCGTTCTCTTCTACACTCCAGAACGCTTGTGATAATGCTTACAGCAAGGGGATCATACTGGTAGGAGCTGCTGGAAATTCCGGTAGTGCTGTGGTTTATCCTGCAGCTTACGATTCAGTAATAGCTGTTTCTGCAATTGATTCAACTGACACAATAACTTCATGGTCATGTTACGGCTCTGAGATAGAACTCACTGCACCTGGCGTGAATATCAAGTCCACTACTCCCGGTGGTTTTTATGAATACATGAATGGTACAAGTATGGCCACTCCGCACGTTACAGGAACTATAGCTTTAATGCTGAGCAGCAAAGTTGCAGGTACCAGTTATGACCTCAACAATAATGGGAAATGGGATCCGGCAGAAATTCGTTCAAGGCTTCAAAGTACAGCAACAGACCTCGGTGCCTCTGGAAAAGATGACTATTATGGATATGGTGTTGTGAATGCGTATGCAGCTGTTAAAGGCCTTGTACCAATTGATGATAATCTGCCAGTTGCAAATGCCGGCGTTGATAAGACTGCAACTGTTGGTTCAGCTCTAAACTTTGATGGTAGTTCTTCTACTGATGACAAAGGGATAATATCTTACTCTTGGGATTTTGATGAATCAAATGGAATTACATCTGAAGCTACAACCATGAATGCTACGAAAACATATACTTCAGAAGGTACTTACACTGTAACTCTGACTGTCACAGACACAGCAGGACAGAAAGCAACAGACACGCTACAGGTAGTTATTAGCAGTCCAATCACTACGGTCTTACATACGCCTACTTATGACAACAGACTGCGCTCGGACACTCCAACAACTGTACTTTCTACGACCAGTTATCTTGATATTGGAAAGAGTACAGCGATTGCCAGGGATATAATGATGTTTGATCTAAGCAGTTACAAGACAAACGATACAGTATCAAAGGCAACTCTGTCCTTGTATTGGTATTACCCTGCAGGTAAGACACGAACTTCTGACACTGTAGTTGAAGTTTACAGGCCAATGAAATGGGATCCAAAGTATGTGAGCTGGAAATCAAATGCATCGGAAGCTCTCTGGAGTACGGCCGGTGGATGCTGGTATGATAAAAATGAAGTATCTCAGGGTACTACACCGTATGCAACCATTACCTTCCCAGCAAGCACAGTGCCAAGCAACAAATACTATGATTTTGACGTCACACAACTCGTGCAGGAGTATGTAAGTGGCAAGTACAGGAATACTGGTTTCTTCCTGAAAGCTAAGACTGAGAGCGGGAACTATATAGCCTTATACAGCTCGGAATATTCAAACGCTGCAATGAAACCTAAATTGACTGTGACTATAGCATCTGGTTCAACTTCAGTAGATAATCCACCAATTGCAAATGCTGGTGCTGATAAGACAGCAATTGTTGGAACAGCTGTAACCTTTGATGGCAGCTCTTCCACTGATGATAAAGGCATAGAATCTTATTCATGGGATTTTGATGCTTCAAATGGAATAACAGCTGATGCAACTACAAATACGGCTTCCAAAACATATACTGAAACAGGAAATTACACTGTGACTCTGACTGTTATAGATACAGCAGGACAGAAAGCAACAGATACATTACAAATAGTTGTTATCAGTCCAACCAGTGAGACCTCATACACTCCTACTTATGACAACAGACTGCGTTCGGATACTCCAACAACTGTGCTCTCCACGACCAATTATCTTGATATTGGAAAGAGTACAGCTATTGCCAGAGATGTGATGATATTCGACCTGAGCAGTTATAAGATAACTGATACAATATCAAAGGCAACTCTATCCTTGTATTGGTATTATCCGGCAGGTAAGACTCGCACTTCTGATACTATAGTTGAAATATACAGGCCAGTCGAATGGGATCAAAAGTATGTAACTTGGAACTCGAGGACAGCAGGCATTTTGTGGAGTGCAGTGGGAGGAAACTGGTATGACAAAATTGCAGCATCACAGGGTACTACACCGTATTCATCGGTGATATTCCCTGCTGATATGGCACCTGATAACAAATATTATGATTTTGATGTCACACAGCTCGTACAAGAATATATAAGCGGGAAGTACAAGAACACTGGTTTCTTCATCAAGGCAAAAACAGAGAGTGGGAACTATATTTCATTTTATAGTTCAGAATATTCAAATGCAGCAATGAGACCAAAATTGACTGTGACTACAGCATCAGGTTCTATAGATAGATCTCCCGTACTTGCTCCAATTGGCAATAAGACAGCATATGTGAACTCACTGCTAAGTTTTACCTTATCAGCAACAGACCCCGATGGGGATAAAGTAACTTACTCTGCTACTGAATTGCCGACAGGAGCGAAACTGAATGCAACTACAGGAACGTTTACATGGACTCCCACTGCTACAGGAAAATATAGTATAAAGTTTATTGCGACTGCTAATGGGCAAACAGATGATGAAAACATATGGATCACGGTAACAACTACTGCTGAAAACACTGTACCTTATGTGCCGACTAATGACAATCAACTGCGTGAGTCTTCTCCAAGTTCTGTTCTTTCCAGTTCTAGCTATATCGACATTGGAAAGAGCACATATCGTTGCAGAGGTGTGATGATGTTTGACCTGAACAATTATAAGACCACAGACGAAATATCAAAAGCAACTCTGTCGTTGTATTGGTATTATCCGGCAGGTAAGACGCGCACTTCTGATACAATAGTCGAAGTTTATAGACCCGTAGAATGGGATACAAAGTACGTAACCTGGAACTCAAGAGCATCAGGAACTTTGTGGAGTACAGCCGGTGGAAGTTGGTACGATAAGAATGCAGTATCCCAGGGTACTACACCTTATGCATCAGTGACATTCCCAGCTGGCACTGTTCCTGATAACAAATACTATGAGTTTGATGTCACTCAGCTAGTTAAGGAATATATTAGTGGGAAATACAGGAACACTGGCTTCTTCCTGAAAGCTAAGACTGAGAGTGAAAATTATATTGCATTCTACAGCTCGGACTATTCTAATGCTGTAATGAGACCAAAGTTAACTATAACAAGTTAA